In Primulina eburnea isolate SZY01 chromosome 3, ASM2296580v1, whole genome shotgun sequence, one DNA window encodes the following:
- the LOC140828525 gene encoding kinesin-like protein KIN-12A, whose product MDRLGVGRKTYTIWGASNSLLEEEQQGLAPRVFHWLFERIDMEQVKQADRKLVFMRRCSFLEIYNEQITDLLDPSQKNLQIREDVNSGVYVENLTEECVSSMKDVSQLLMKVCQLFLF is encoded by the exons ATGGACAG ACTGGGAGTGGGAAGGAAGACATACACCATTTGGGGTGCATCAAATTCTTTGTTGGAAGAAGAACAACAAGGTTTAGCGCCACGTGTTTTCCACTGGCTCTTTGAAAGgattgatatg GAGCAAGTCAAGCAAGCTGACAGAAAACTTGTGTTTATGCGCCGCTGCTCTTTCCTTGAG ATTTACAATGAACAAATAACTGATTTATTGGATCCAAGTCAAAAGAATCTCCAG ATCAGAGAAGATGTTAACAGTGGTGTTTATGTGGAAAATTTAACAGAGGAATGTGTCTCCTCTATGAAGGACGTATCACAACTTTTGATGAAGGTTTGTCAAttattcttattttaa
- the LOC140827422 gene encoding uncharacterized protein, whose protein sequence is MQQTVSNSAGKQQTMLEKQQTACSSIRIADMADQSSYIKNLERKLEKLKGHNYCLKLDKDELERRAEHLEGDVHRYAHYLHEAEERNRKTQEEFETSQETVAEFIELHDTLVEKIQVLKDQNHQLVHQHNQYSAQTDAQIQELQDTVEVLSDQNAVLHGHIEHLETVIANHEEEPEEDPEEEIEADPMDLGLGEAMDGRPVRNNRNPRYNNRNDEDAQQLQHYEALRRARVPNFDGSTDPEVGHNWMKEVENHLRLLEVPQRIRVDVITPFLVDKAAKWWEGVSPAMLEVGPITWQRFREAFLRQYFPTAVRVQKLAENDIKRREGENKLKRRQPSQYQSGQRFKRPRFLNNQFTSAPSKGTTSSQSNKEGVKCQTCGFTHTGECCRNSGACFRCGKMDHRIAQCPLPDPRNGPAGGTTPNKPKENKPNARVYAITQNEADNSNDVVAGTILINNIPAYVKSEFQGKPDSTKHGGIRRNPWNELVNQESCFSRLSWKDSNHPNSTPRETFISWQNQRTKDSSFYFSNLESHEKWRKSYLAMLSEVKKGTTPTLEEIPVVQEFPDVFPDELPGELPDREVEFEINLVPNAAPISKAPYRMAPAELKELKEQLQELLDKKQIRSNASPWGAPVLFVKKKDGSMRMCIDYRELNKITIKNKYPLPRIYDLFDQLKVASVFSKLDLRSSYHQLKVKTEDISKTAFRTRYGHYEFTVMPFGLTNAPAVFMDLMNRVFKPFLDKFVVVFIDDILVYSSSEEDHKEHLRLILQKLREKELYTKFKKCEFWLESVAFLGHIISAAGVSVDPKKVEAISDWPRQNNVTEIRSFLGLAGYYRKFVEGFSSIAIPLTKLTQKNSKFQWSEKCEQSFETLKKKLTSTPVLVLPMEGKDYTVYSDASKEGLGCVLMQEGRVIAYASRQLKPYEQNYPTHDLELAAVVFALKIWRHYLYGAKCEIFTDHQSLKYLFTQKELNMRQRRWIELIKDYDLTISYHPGKANTVADALSRKNMSKVILTSLSAQPCLRETIKISRDRDPALVKLKEQVK, encoded by the exons ATGCAGCAGACTGTTTCTAATAGTGCTGGAAAGCAGCAGACAATGCTGGAAAAGCAGCAGACTGCTTGCAGTAGCATCAGAATTGCA GATATGGCTGACCAAAGTAGCTACATTAAGAACTTAGAGAGGAAGCTAGAGAAACTAAAGGGGCATAACTACTGCCTAAAGCTGGACAAAGACGAGTTAGAGCGTCGAGCAGAACACTTGGAGGGTGATGTTCACAGATATGCTCACTATCTTCATGAAGCAGAAGAGAGAAATAGGAAGACTCAAGAAGAGTTTGAGACCTCTCAAGAGACGGTTGCCGAATTCATTGAGTTACATGACACCTTGGTTGAGAAGATCCAAGTTCTTAAGGATCAAAATCACCAGCTAGTGCACCAACATAATCAGTACAGTGCACAGACTGATGCTCAAATTCAAGAGCTGCAGGATACTGTGGAAGTTCTTAGTGACCAGAATGCAGTTCTGCATGGTCATATTGAACATCTGGAAACGGTGATAGCCAACCATGAAGAGGAACCTGAAGAAGATCCCGAAGAAGAAATTGAAGCGGATCCTATGGATTTAGGATTAGGAGAA GCAATGGACGGAAGACCAGTAAGGAACAATCGCAACCCTCGTTACAATAACCGCAATGATGAGGATGCGCAACAGCTGCAGCACTATGAGGCTCTCCGTAGAGCAAGAGTCCCTAACTTCgatggaagcaccgatccagagGTCGGACATAATTGGATGAAAGAGGTGGAAAATCATCTTCGACTACTTGAGGTTCCACAAAGGATCCGAGTAGATGTGATTACACCTTTTCTTGTGGATAAAGCTgccaaatggtgggaaggagtctcaCCAGCTATGTTAGAGGTGGGACCTATCACCTGGCAAAGGTTCCGAGAGGCATTTCTGAGGCAGTACTTTCCAACAGCAGTTCGAGTGCAgaagct GGCTGAGAATGACATCAAGAGACGTGAAGGCGAGAACAAACTCAAGCGTCGTCAGCCAAGCCAGTACCAATCGGGCCAGCGATTCAAGAGGCCTAGGTTTTTAAACAACCAATTTACCAGTGCTCCATCCAAAGGAACCACTTCTTCTCAATCAAACAAAGAAGGAGTCAAGTGCCAAACTTGCGGATTCACACACACTGGTGAATGTTGTAGGAATTCTGGAGCTTGTTTCCGTTGTGGAAAGATGGACCACCGCATTGCTCAATGTCCTCTTCCAGATCCAAGGAACGGACCAGCAGGAGGAACAACTCCAAACAAGCCTAAAGAGAACAAGCCAAATGCTCGAGTTTATGCTATCACCCAAAATGAGGCTGACAACTCGAATGATGTCGTAGCTGGTACCATTCTAATCAATAATAtacctgcttatgt AAAATCAGAATTTCAAGGCAAACctgattcaactaaacatggtggaaTTCGACGTAATCCTTGGAATGAATTGGTTAACCAAGAATCATGCTTTAGTAGACTGTCATGGAAAGACAGTAACCATCCAAACTCCACACCAAGAGAAACTTTTATTTCATGGCAAAACCAAAGaacgaaagactcttctttctaCTTCTCGaacttggaaagccatgaaaagtGGAGAAAAAGTTACCTAGCTATGCTAAGCGAAGTAAAGAAAGGAACCACACCGACACTAGAAGAGATTCCAGTAGTACAAGAGTTTCCGGATGTCTTTCCTGATGAACTCCCTGGCGAACTTCCTGACCGCGAGgtggaatttgagattaatttagtGCCCAATGCCgcaccaatctcaaaagcaccataccgaatggctccagcagagttaaaagaactcaaagagcaacttcaagagttgttggaCAAGAAGCAAATCCGATCAAAcgcatctccgtggggagctcctgtcctatttgtaaagaagaaggacggaagcatgaggatgtgtatcgattacagagagctgaataagatcacaatcaaaaacaagtatccacttCCAAGAATATAtgacttgtttgaccaactcaagGTTGCTTCGgtcttttccaagctcgacttAAGGTCAAGCTACCACCAGCTCAAGGTCAAGACCGAAGATATTTcgaagacagccttcagaacaaggtatggacactatgagttcacaGTAATGCCGTTCGGGTTAACAAACGCTCCTgcagtattcatggatctcatgaacagagtattcaagccatttctagacaagtttgttgtggtattcatcgacgacattctagtatattcgtcaagtgaagaagaccacaaagaacatcttcgtCTCATCCTACAGAAGCTGAGAGAAAAGGAACTATACACAaaattcaagaaatgcgaattctggctagagagcgtcgcattcttgggacacataatatcagcagcaggagtatctgtggaccctaagaaagtaGAGGCAATCTCGGATTGGCCTAGACAAAATAATGTGACAGAGATACGAAGCTTCTTgggattagcaggctattatcgaaaatttgttgaaggattctcttcaatagccatacccctcaccaagctcacacagaagaactctaagtttcaatggagtgaaaaatgtgagcaaagcttcgagactttgaagaagaagcttacgtccacaccagtgctagtattacctatggaaggtaaggactacaccgtctacagtgatgcatccaaagaaggtttaggatgtgtactgatgcaagagggaagggtgattgcatatgcatcaaggcagttgaagccGTATGAACAAAATTACCCAACACATGACCTCGAACTAGCTGCAGTGGTATTCGCACTAaagatctggagacattatctttatggagccaagtgtgagattttcaccgatcaccaaagtctcaaatatttgttcactcaaaaagaactaaatatgagacaaagacggtggatTGAACTCATAAAGGATTACGACTTGACgataagctaccatccaggcaaagccaacacggtagcagatgctttaagtcgaaagaatatgagtaaggtaATCCTGACATCACTTTCAGCACAACCATGTCTTCGAGAGACAATCAAGATAAGTCGAGATAGAGATCCCGCTTTGGTGAAACTAAAAGAGCAAGTTAAATAA